A stretch of DNA from bacterium:
TTACTATTTGAGGAATATCCTCTGGAATTTTCTGACCTGTTTTTTTACAGTAATTTTTTATTTTATCTATCATATTACCCGGGTAAAGAAAATCAGCATTATTAACATCAATAAAGGCATAAAAAGGAGTAGCATTTTTAGCCATCTCAACAAGTTCTTCATATTTAAAAATATTACCGGTTTTATCCCATTCTTTTTTACATTCCTGCAATATCCATAAACCCATTATATTTTTTAAAAATCTTATAGTACCACCAAAACCACCTTCATTTGTAAAATTATATTCAAGCCCTTTTTCATTTATTATTGGCTCATCAATTTCAACTCCAAGAAGAGACCATGTTCCAGAAGAAAGATAAGCCCATTTTTCTTCTTCCTTTGCCGGTGTCCCAACAACTGCTGAAGCAGTATCATGACAGCAAACAGCAAAAACAGGTACTGAAGGTAAAGTTAGTTCTTCCTGTAATTTTTTAGTTATATTTCCGATTAAAGTTCCTGATGAAATTACCTGTGGAAGAAAATCTGTTTTTATACCGAGTTCTTCAAGTAATCCATAACACCAGTTCCCTCTTGGTGCTTTATTTTGTCCAGATGCAAGAGAATTATACATCTGCGAAGTTGTTGTGATTGTATACTCACAGAACTTTTCTCCGGTTAAAAAGAAATTAAATAAATCAGGCATAAAAAGTAATGTTTTGCAGTTGTCAATTAAATAAGGAAATTCTTTTTTCGTGGCATATAATTGAAAAAGAGTATTAAGAGGCATAAACTGAATCCCTG
This window harbors:
- a CDS encoding rhamnulokinase family protein, which encodes MERIYIAIDLGAESGRGIIGNFDENKIYINEIHRFSTYNSIILNHRFWNVLSIFEEIKKILSIAKDKGEIAGIGVTTWGVDCGFIGENNLLLSNPFHYRDERTNGIMEEVFQILPKERIFKETGIQFMPLNTLFQLYATKKEFPYLIDNCKTLLFMPDLFNFFLTGEKFCEYTITTTSQMYNSLASGQNKAPRGNWCYGLLEELGIKTDFLPQVISSGTLIGNITKKLQEELTLPSVPVFAVCCHDTASAVVGTPAKEEEKWAYLSSGTWSLLGVEIDEPIINEKGLEYNFTNEGGFGGTIRFLKNIMGLWILQECKKEWDKTGNIFKYEELVEMAKNATPFYAFIDVNNADFLYPGNMIDKIKNYCKKTGQKIPEDIPQIVRVIFESLAMEYRYVIEKMEEILGYEIEILHIVGGGSKNSLLSQFAASSTKKIVITGPSEATSVGNLLIQALARREIKDISQVREIIRNSFPLIVYRPENVEIWDENYQKYLKLKSFHYGL